TTCAGAAAAGCGTTAGCCGATAAAAGGGTTGTTCTGCTGAAGGGACCGCGTCAGTCGGGCAAGACCACGCTGATGAAAATGCTTCTGTCAGAAGTGGGCGGTACGTACATCGATTTTACTCAGGAGACGTGGGCCGAGAGGTTCGGTAGGGACCCGCTTTCATTTTCGGATTTTAAACCGCCTCTTTTTCTCGATGAAATCGGTTATGTAGAAAACGCCGGTAGGTCTTTAAAAACCCTCTATGACACCTACGGGACCAAGGTCGTTGTCAGCGGTTCAGGTGCGTTTGATGTGAAGTACAACATATCCGGCTACCTGGTGGGACGGATGATCTCTTTGACTTTGTACCCGCTTAATTTCGACGAGTTCGTTCTATGGAAGGACCCTTCCCTTTACGACTGGTACAGGAAAATAAAGGAGAAGTTGTGGGGATATCTGCTCGGTAGAGGAACCGTGCCCGACCTACCCGACGTTCCTAAACTAAAGGAGTACTACAAGGAGTTTACCGTGTTCGGAGGTTATCCGGACGTGGTAATCAATCGGGACAAAGAGGGTCGGATTAGAAGCATAATAGAGACCCAGTTGGAGAAGGACCTGTTCCGATTGTTCGATATCAGGGATAAACTGAAGTTCCGTCGATTGCTTAAACGGCTCGCTTATAACACGGGGAGTCTGCTGAACATCCGTAATCTCAACG
This window of the Candidatus Micrarchaeota archaeon genome carries:
- a CDS encoding ATP-binding protein codes for the protein MFEFYPRLLTERFRKALADKRVVLLKGPRQSGKTTLMKMLLSEVGGTYIDFTQETWAERFGRDPLSFSDFKPPLFLDEIGYVENAGRSLKTLYDTYGTKVVVSGSGAFDVKYNISGYLVGRMISLTLYPLNFDEFVLWKDPSLYDWYRKIKEKLWGYLLGRGTVPDLPDVPKLKEYYKEFTVFGGYPDVVINRDKEGRIRSIIETQLEKDLFRLFDIRDKLKFRRLLKRLAYNTGSLLNIRNLNVNYKTSWRYISIMNAEYLIELLPPYHKNIATELRKTPKLYFYDLGVANLLAESRLGIGAVNENFVFIQLHTRFGVDRLRFWRTLSGAEIDFVVVDKGRPLLPIEVKTSKHRSRAVWGFLDAYKLKRGVVISDYVEVKRRGTKEVLHLPIWWV